A window of the Zeugodacus cucurbitae isolate PBARC_wt_2022May chromosome 2, idZeuCucr1.2, whole genome shotgun sequence genome harbors these coding sequences:
- the LOC105213090 gene encoding protein unc-79 homolog isoform X8: MSDTFKNQLVNMGTRAAAFQAKLRCLHDSHVRLLQNTQPTPSGVDIANNIKYFSQTLLTVLKDVRTSPHELIRDPSEDPTRMSAYPNLEYGNLYNALTMLIDVAPCIQYGQIVFGKALLQCLCCILPFLDKDLIDNLPYLVSSTMSVLPPALHQDIVNALCYYILPFTITRRSADEQECQACQAVSSVIMMVLQYSHNPAHHCQLLECLMTLKHNVVKDILCVIAYGTSMSRSSAAKLLFYYWPAFDPNLFDRKVLLSKLTNDMVPFVCQCEQCPNAGNAEAAKVCFDHSISISYAPDCPPPLYLCIECANEIHRKHANLEFGDILHPMQQVSMVCENKNCRSTEKAAFSICFSTECASYNGNHPIRYCSLCHSNRHNSRRGGDHVVHRSLQIIWQMDPEIQMHMVESVISLLREAKPLNFEPGKDSSDPKKNGGNGTPDTITLEERQMLGRYGIWLLVGRCTPTPEMPVEVLGRILSMLFHWFHVTACSFDVASQIESTIEKLKVEHVCNWLKEICRIHYNVFISCLLPHPPEYARVGGHWETLASRTSHLKEGLQRLICLVPYEVITSEIWDYVMPHWMEAITNDVGEKELNELKIVLSKILDPEMSPLGFDAKTMYNFVAIRFEKTTAKVQQQALHWLQILTKLGILIPLLQLFAMFGDGVRIMKYGVQHELMREKEGQVKGPKTPMKETKNELGNPPRRSSISPVVEDDSGNTSAISDDEAPTNRHTEFSTDAEHNLTCCILMLDILLKQMELQDIEQHMGIHTSVCENVSRLIKCMVTAARVGLSSHVCSLKVAECAYCEASIMWHQLATKLVQFMAPLNPVRPPDIPIEDIIEEEKSSRKSPPESDKEKSRDRDVSLSMAPLPIPLGPLGGFADILKLDQFFSDDGKIIIMAGPVPVAVPQPEPHSVGGVLVHMPHVCSNNDNGHSVDSIELRKVHATDEIMTATVETVSEQLDLASILPADRAIARSITLSDADVGSANVSVTRASILGENGGANGSTGGGVGENGSVSDDEEDEEEGEDFWHTSVGKFKFTLEQLPQTLQYIHQLLTEIPTIKKPEILYYVLQCLNVMALHGDALAKAAREHRGFFIWCQENLLIKNLWGLCNAEHSHICQASVPLLLHCITLPLGSDVFWRVVQEAFHDTDWRIRFTAVERVTVITRFMDSTPLRTEVGLQTALATAFCHLIASMDDINVYVAQRATLYIGTIHDTAIRSLLFCLESQFDLFIVDRPVVLQSVYQLHNSLSDRKILTWEFFLNRFDTLFVEAQINLEKCGDISYLRDLRNSENGSEALSSKILKAREALSQSDTSGSMAKTLSASFGTKWPYKRTMSAPASMIPRQDSKFMPEKEKIYSRQISAPILKRKTSRFGLDGHIHSLGGINDDNLIGLLSRITELEESDRETIHLLVFLLMQFMSRTDQAFPSEDKPVSKTQNIVLKHLFLLLGHNQIDKTFHTTPENLRVSAVFNAFLANLPQVLDQNHLIGGLILPSVMQIILYAPNPSNTAADCYQNLVFNYSLWYLEQYPRRNWMLTILVVLYKYSYTQPPYSAYVISAMRMVMNSLRNHFHQCRRIPTTTILDIQGTSRSRDVSQPSLGTDPDEKDPSPPASPMFPSEATSAASKSKGQNVAFTPKLQHAFRKYNDSSLEADETESELVAIPESDLSDSTLHGSSAPGSFDDNVHFEETSLTKGDMQRARAVRAIEYEDKTSKAHHKSLITTKTGDTYTTKIRPTGGQEAVSTTVVTTQARHSLQEGVRMIVTPLVGTDAAAETAIVSPPVDVHRAITVRNKSLENAAASTSKMFAAIATNHLKALGALQDIQAKSSDSNSKSVTSNNSNRSTNSSTENSGKCQQQLTPTTSQHVQSPQQQPPHYQPASSKKPIGRHKTIVECSAGTSSSSTGTDDSRLSANHKKPTGKSLKRSDKAYGSPDSPLSKMSVMPNPVDEVDTTKLPPPKSIAALEIPTPERLLPIGTHESVGGLIDRLRDGLNLPDISHLKQDSLDVSDSTKDDITPSSRTTSPRRLIKQVALESPPNASCAGQQDLHSSILKSVTQEVKTTTNATAAVSTNGVHTTNKPEAPKRPRQKLAPFNMDASAMPDIRSRFAGAWPPLPYQPPEELDDDMDDCNENGNGHSGAAAQPDRVSTRRVGDYTICDRCTDCGALIEEYTDEDIGILIVILGTFIHREPAMAAPFLPEILTITSRICLTSTHSWQGENGPALVCSAQAVSLQFIRCVLHQLAPNGIFVQVFQTQVKMKVRHNSFRSIARALQDFQELNATHPIYMVCESLQSKKSLPIEQLPVIFRNMAEYLHCVPTELTTGPGVWQQAMQAMESLLRQVIVLLPNLTNPEHLLDIMVATLKLNIVPKTLLDPYSKIIGFCVQNTNLEYNSLYELCTLNMRSFSKDRDKMLLCRQMIFEFVQALKFKTNIPDNNLLMIIGFVLHDAGGTLPPGTLAGLPETAPLLTTNAADCMRQYVNDVIDFLADFHTLSKIKNFKNGQIQNGLGEDTLGGILKGAVAQYLALEMSRGNTRDNKSSSRYLPWLNNAPSSLQQGPKEFTECVGHMRLLSWLLLGSLTHLALTQRRNERHAIPIPPQQVPPTVPPASVHYQHHHQQPSGMAPFAMPVSQESSCHIADHIQVIFAGFAEQSKTSVLHMSSLFHAFTLCQLWTVYLEHVARSSSNAEGNTMGVLFEFWAKVTPCILQLVSHARPPKDSTGSGVGGGGIADFMQNPNAKLSEMVNLHFLSLLEALKETNSTILGKLLPLWSPVLSSQTQLSKTLHVRLQNVRDNAPDYEEQQTHPSDALLKWLQRLQFKMGQIELQASTATQFYSI, from the exons ATGTCTGATACCTTCAAAAATCAGCTTGTCAATATGGGCACTCGCGCAGCTGCTT TCCAAGCAAAATTGCGATGTCTCCATGATTCGCATGTACGCCTGCTACAAAATACCCAACCCACGCCCTCTGGCGTCGATATTGCTAACAATATCAAATACTTTTCACAAACCCTACTAA CTGTCCTCAAAGATGTACGTACCTCGCCACACGAACTTATACGCGACCCCTCCGAGGATCCCACACGCATGTCAGCCTACCCAAATCTCGAATACGGTAACCTCTATAATGCCCTAACAATGCTAATTGATGTGGCACCGTGCATACAATATGGACAAATCG TGTTTGGAAAGGCTCTGTTGCAGTGTCTTTGCTGCATACTACCTTTTCTAGATAAGGATTTAATTGATAATTTACCCTATCTGGTCAGCTCTACTATGTCTGTACTACCACCAGCTCTACACCAAGATATCGTTAATGCACTCTGCTATTATATTCTACCATTTACTATAA CCCGACGCAGCGCAGATGAACAAGAATGTCAGGCATGTCAGGCAGTCTCTTCGGTCATTATGATGGTTCTTCAATATTCTCATAATCCCG CACACCACTGTCAACTACTAGAATGTCTGATGACACTTAAACACAATGTTGTCAAGGATATACTTTGCGTTATCGCCTACGGCACCTCTATGTCACGCTCCTCGGCAGCCAAACTGCTATTCTATTATTGGCCTGCTTTCGATCCGAACCTCTTCGATCGAAAAGTATTGTTGTCGAAATTAACAA ATGACATGGTGCCCTTTGTGTGTCAATGCGAACAATGCCCCAATGCAGGCAATGCTGAGGCGGCCAAAGTTTGCTTTGATCACAGCATTAGCATTAGTTATGCTCCCGACTGTCCGCCCCCGCTTTATCTTTGTATCGAATGCGCCAATGAGATTCATCGCAAGCATGCCAATCTCGAGTTCGGTGATATTCTCCATCCCATGCAGCAAGTCTCTATGGTATGTGAGAATAAGAATTGCCGTTCGACTGAAAAGGCAGCCTTCTCGATCTGTTTCTCTACTGAGTGTGCTAGCTACAATGGAAACCATCCGATACGTTACTGCTCGCTGTGTCACAGTAATCGACACAACTCGCGACGTGGTGGCGATCATGTGGTACATCGTAGTCTTCAAATAATTTGGCAAATGGATCCAGAGATACAGATGCATATGGTAGAGTCTGTAATTAGTTTGTTACGCGAAGCTAAACCGCTAAATTTTGAGCCCGGCAAGGATAGTTCTGATCCGAAAAAGAACGGTGGCAATGGCACACCGGATACCATAACGCTAGAGGAGCGCCAGATGTTGGGACGCTATGGCATCTGGTTGTTGGTGGGTCGGTGCACACCGACACCCGAAATGCCAGTCGAGGTGTTGGGGCGTATATTAAGTATGCTCTTCCATTGGTTCCACGTAACGGCGTGCTCATTTGACG TAGCCAGCCAAATTGAGAGCACCATCGAGAAGCTTAAGGTGGAGCATGTCTGCAATTGGCTAAAGGAGATATGCCGCATCCATTACAAT GTTTTTATCTCTTGCTTGTTACCACATCCTCCAGAATATGCGCGTGTGGGCGGACACTGGGAGACGTTAGCTTCGCGTACCAGTCACCTGAAAGAAGGTCTGCAACGTCTCATATGCTTAGTACCCTATGAGGTCATTACTTCCGAAATTTGGGACTATGTTATGCCACACTGGATGGAGGCTATCACAAACGATGTGGGCGAAAAGGAGTTGAACGAACTAAAAATTGTACTCAGCAAAATACTCGATCCGGAAATGTCGCCACTCGGCTTCGATGCTAAAACTATGTACAACTTTGTGGCCATACGTTTCGAAAAGACCACAGCAAAAGTGCAACAGCAAGCTTTACATTGGTTACAGATACTTACCAAGCTGGGAATTCTCATACCACTGCTACAGTTATTCGCCATGTTCGGCGATGGTGTGCGTATTATGAAATATGGCGTGCAACATGAACTCATGCGTGAGAAAGAAGGACAGGTAAAGGGACCAAAAACCCCCATGAAAGAGACGAAAAATGAATTAGGCAATCCACCACGTCGCAGCTCGATTT CTCCAGTAGTTGAGGACGACTCCGGCAATACATCCGCCATTTCGGACGACGAGGCTCCAACCAATCGTCACACTGAATTTTCTACAGATGCCGAGCACAATCTCACTTGTTGCATTCTCATGTTGGATATCTTGTTGAAGCAAATGGAGCTGCAGGACATTGAACAGCACATGGGCATACACACCAGCGTATGTGAGAATGTATCACGCTTGATCAAGTGCATGGTCACTGCGGCGCGTGTGGGCTTGAGCAGTCATGTATGCTCACTTAAG GTGGCTGAGTGTGCTTATTGTGAGGCATCCATTATGTGGCATCAGTTGGCGACTAAGCTGGTACAATTTATGGCACCACTGAATCCCGTTCGCCCACCAGAT ATTCCAATCGAAGATATCATCGAAGAGGAAAAATCCTCACGTAAAAGTCCACCGGAAAGTGACAAGGAGAAATCACGTGATCGCGATGTATCGCTCTCAATGGCACCACTACCCATACCTTTGGGTCCACTAGGCGGTTTTGCAG ACATCTTAAAGCTAGATCAATTCTTTTCAGACGATGGGAAGATTATAATTATGGCAG GACCGGTGCCAGTAGCAGTACCACAGCCGGAACCACACTCCGTAGGCGGTGTACTCGTTCATATGCCACACGTTTGTTCC AATAACGATAATGGGCATTCAGTTGATAGTATTGAATTGAGAAAAGTTCACGCCACAGACGAG ATCATGACCGCAACAGTGGAAACAGTTTCCGAACAATTGGACTTAGCTTCCATCTTGCCGGCGGATAGAGCTATAGCTCGCTCTATAACGCTCTCCGATGCGGATGTTG GTAGTGCCAATGTGAGCGTAACGAGAGCCTCCATACTTGGCGAAAATGGTGGCGCAAATGGTAGTACTGGTGGTGGTGTAGGCGAAAATGGCAGCGTATCCGATGATGAGGAGGACGAAGAAGAGGGTGAAGATTTTTGGCACACTTCTGtcggtaaatttaaatttacattggAACAACTGCCACAAACACTACAGTATATACACCAACTATTAACT GAAATCCCCACTATAAAGAAACCAGAAATTCTATACTATGTTTTACAATGTCTCAATGTAATGGCACTTCATGGCGACGCTCTGGCCAAAGCAGCACGAGAACATCGCGGCTTTTTCatatggtgtcaagaaaatctGCTGATTAAAAA TCTTTGGGGACTTTGTAACGCCGAGCATTCACACATTTGTCAGGCAAGCGTACCGCTACTTCTGCATTGTATCACACTTCCGCTGGGCTCGGATGTATTTTGGCGTGTCGTGCAGGAGGCATTTCATGACACCGATTGGCGCATACGATTCACTGCAGTTGAGCGAGTTACCGTAATTACCCGTTTCATGGACTCGACCCCCTTGCGCACCGAAGTCGGACTGCAGACGGCGCTCGCTACGGCATTTTGTCATCTGATCGCCAGCATGGACGACATCAATGTGTATGTGGCGCAGCGGGCGACCCTCTATATTGGCACCATACATGATACGGCAATTCGGTCACTCCTCTTTTGCTTAGAATCACAATTCGATTTGTTTATCGTGGACCGACCGGTGGTGCTGCAATCCGTCTATCAGTTACACAACTCTCTTTCGGATCGTAAAATTCTCACCTGGGAGTTCTTCCTGAATCGCTTCGACACGCTCTTTGTGGAGGCGCAAATTAATTTGGAGAAATGTGGTGATATTTCATATTTGCGTGATTTGCGTAATTCCGAGAATGGTAGTGAGGCGTTATCGTCTAAGATATTGAAAGCGCGTGAGGCGTTGAGTCAGTCAGACACCAGCGGTAGCATGGCAAAAACGCTAAGCGCCTCGTTTGGCACAAAATGGCCGTACAAGCGCACTATGTCCGCACCAGCAAGCATGATACCGCGTCAGGACTCTAAATTTA TGCCCGAGAAGGAGAAGATTTATAGCCGCCAAATATCGGCGCCCATACTCAAGCGGAAGACATCACGTTTCGGTTTGG ATGGACACATTCACTCGCTAGGCGGCATTAATGACGACAACCTTATTGGACTGCTAAGCCGCATTACTGAGCTGGAGGAGTCCGATCGTGAAACAATACATTTACTCGTGTTCTTGCTAATGCAGTTCATGTCACGCACCGATCAGGCGTTCCCCTCGGAAGACAAACCGGTATCCAAGACACAGAATATTGTGCTCAAGCATTTATTTCTGCTTTTGGGTCACAATCAGATTGACAAAACTTTCCACACAACCCCAGAGAATCTGCG TGTATCGGCGGTCTTCAATGCATTCCTCGCCAATCTACCCCAAGTTTTGGATCAAAACCATTTGATCGGCGGTTTAATATTACCTTCGGTAATGCAGATCATATTGTACGCACCAAATCCCAGCAATACGGCTGCCGATTGCTATCAAAATCTAGTCTTCAACTATTCACTTTGGTATTTGGAGCAATATCCACGTCGCAATTGGATGTTAACTATCCTGGTGGTGCTCTATAAGTATTCATATACCCAACCACCGTACAGCGCGTATGTAATTTCGGCGATGCGCATGGTCATGAACAGTCTGCGCAACCATTTCCATCAATGCCGCCGCATACCGACCACCACCATATTGGATATACAGGGTACATCACGTTCACGCGATGTCAGTCAACCCTCATTGGGCACAGATCCCGATGAGAAAGATCCCAGTCCACCGGCTAGTCCAATGTTTCCGTCGGAAGCTACTAGCGCCGCGTCAAAGAGTAAAGGCCAGAATGTCGCTTTTACACCAAAACTACAACACGCATTTCGTAAATATAATGACTCCAGCCTGGAAGCGGATGAAACGGAATCTGAACTAGTGGCAATACCCGAAAGTGATTTGTCTGACAGCACTTTGCATGGCAGCAGTGCACCG GGTTCTTTTGACGATAACGTACACTTTGAGGAAACCTCACTCACAAAGGGCGATATGCAAAGAGCACGGGCAGTGCGGGCGATCGAGTATGAAGAT AAAACATCAAAGGCACACCACAAGTCGTTGATTACAACCAAAACTGGTGACACCTACACCACGAAAATTCGCCCCACCGGCGGTCAGGAAGCTGTTAGTACCACTGTTGTTACCACACAAGCGCGTCATAGTCTTCAAGAAGGTGTGCGCATGATCGTTACCCCCCTCGTTGGTACTGATGCGGCAGCCGAGACCGCTATTGTCAGTCCACCAGTTGATGTGCACCGCGCTATCACAGTACGTAATAAATCTTTGGAGAATGCTGCCGCGTCAACATCGAAGATGTTCGCTGCAATCGCCACGAACCATCTTAAAGCTTTGGGTGCTCTTCAAGATATACAAGCCAAATCTAGCGATAGTAACTCTAAATCAGTGACATCCAATAATAGCAATCGCTCTACTAATAGCAGCACTGAGAACTCGGGCAAGtgtcaacaacaactaacaccAACTACTTCCCAGCACGTACAAAGCCCACAACAGCAGCCGCCACATTATCAACCTGCTTCTTCAAAAAAACCCATTGGCCGGCACAAGACGATTGTCGAATGTAGTGCTGGCACTTCATCCTCATCTACCGGCACGGATGACTCACGACTTAGCGCCAACCACAAAAAACCAACAGGCAAGTCGCTAAAACGTTCAGACAAAGCGTACGGCTCCCCCGATTCACCGCTTTCTAAGATGAGCGTTATGCCCAATCCAGTCGATGAAGTAGACACTACAAAGTTACCCCCACCAAAAAGTATAGCCGCTCTCGAAATACCCACGCCAGAACGTTTACTACCGATTGGCACGCATGAGTCGGTTGGTGGCTTAATCGATCGTTTGCGCGACGGGCTCAACTTACCGGATATAAGCCATTTGAAACAAGATAGTCTCGATGTCTCAGACAGCACTAAAGATGACATAACACCCAGCAGTCGTACTACATCACCGCGACGTCTCATTAAGCAAGTAGCATTGGAATCGCCACCGAATGCGAGCTGTGCCGGTCAACAAGATCTACATTCTTCCATATTAAAAAGCGTTACTCAGGAGgtgaaaacaacaaccaatGCTACAGCTGCTGTAAGCACAAATGGTGTgcatacaacaaacaaaccaGAAGCTCCTAAACGCCCACGTCAGAAATTAGCGCCCTTTAATATGGACGCCAGTGCCATGCCGGATATACGTTCACGTTTCGCTGGTGCATGGCCACCGCTTCCATATCAGCCACCTGAGGAGCTAGATGACGATATGGATGATTGCAATGAGAACGGCAATGGTCATAGTGGTGCGGCAGCGCAGCCGGATCGCGTG AGTACTCGACGCGTTGGTGATTATACGATTTGTGATCGTTGCACGGATTGTGGCGCACTCATCGAAGAGTATACCGACGAAGATATTGGTATCTTGATAGTCATATTAGGAACTTTCATTCATCGCGAGCCAGCAATGGCTGCGCCATTTCTACCAGAAATACTGACTATAACCTCAAG AATCTGTTTGACTTCTACGCACTCCTGGCAGGGCGAGAATGGACCGGCTTTGGTTTGTAGCGCTCAGGCTGTGTCACTGCAGTTCATACGCTGCGTACTGCATCAGTTGGCCCCCAATGGCATCTTTGTGCAAGTTTTCCAAACTCAAGTGAAGA TGAAAGTGCGTCACAACTCGTTCCGAAGTATTGCGCGCGCTCTACAGGACTTTCAAGAGCTCAATGCCACACATCCGATTTATATGGTGTGCGAATCACTACAATCGAAGAAATCGCTGCCGATAGAGCAATTGCCGGTGATCTTTCGCAACATGGCCGAGTATTTGCATTGCGTGCCGACGGAACTGACCACCGGTCCTGGCGTTTGGCAGCAGGCTATGCAAGCTATGGAATCGCTACTTCGACAAGTGATAGTTTTGCTACCAAATCTGACCAATCCGGAGCATCTACTCGACATAATGGTAGCCACTTTGAAGCTTAACATTGTGCCAAAGACCCTACTTGATCCCTACTCCAAGATAATTGGATTTTGCGTGCAGAATACGAATTTAGAGTACAACTCTTTGTATGAACTGTGCACCCTCAATATGCGTTCGTTTTCCAAGGACCGCGACAAGATGCTGCTCTGTCGTCAAATGATTTTCGAGTTCGTGCAGGCATTGAAGTTTAAAACTAATATACCCGATAACAACTTGTTGATGATAATCGGCTTTGTGTTGCATGATGCTGGTGGCACGCTGCCGCCGGGGACTCTAGCGGGCTTGCCGGAGACGGCGCCTCTCTTGACTACCAATGCAGCGGACTGTATGCGTCAGTATGTCAATGATGTTATAGATTTTCTAGCCGACTTTCACACACTGAGTAAAATAAAG AACTTCAAAAATGGACAGATACAGAATGGACTTGGCGAAGACACTTTAGGTGGCATATTAAAGGGCGCTGTGGCACAATACCTTGCGTTGGAAATGTCACGCGGCAACACACGGGACAATAAAAGCAGTTCGCGTTACTTACCCTGGTTGAATAATGCACCCTCGTCACTACAGCAAGG ACCCAAAGAATTCACGGAATGCGTGGGCCACATGCGTCTACTCTCGTGGCTGTTACTCGGCTCACTTACACACCTGGCGTTAACACAGCGTCGCAATGAACGTCACGCCATACCAATACCGCCACAGCAGGTACCACCAACCGTACCACCAGCATCAGTGCATTACCAACACCATCATCAACAGCCCAGCGGCATGGCACCATTTGCTATGCCCGTCTCACAGGAGTCATCATGTCACATTGCCGATCACATCCAAGTTATTTTTGCAGGTTTCGCCGAGCAATCGAAGACGTCCGTCTTGCATATGTCATCACTATTTCATGCCTTCACTCTGTGCCAACTTTGGACTGTGTATTTGGAACACGTCGCCCGCTCATCCAGCAATGCTGAAGGCAATACCATGGGTGTACTTTTCGAGTTTTGGGCCAAAGTGACGCCGTGCATTTTGCAATTGGTTTCGCATGCGCGTCCACCAAAAGATAGTACCGGTAGTGgcgttggtggtggtggcatcGCCGATTTTATGCAAAACCCAAATGCAAAG CTCTCCGAAATGGTGAATCTCCATTTTCTCAGTCTTCTCGAAGCACTCAAAGAGACTAATTCGACAATTTTAGGAAAACTTT